A region of Drosophila mauritiana strain mau12 chromosome 3L, ASM438214v1, whole genome shotgun sequence DNA encodes the following proteins:
- the LOC117140932 gene encoding fibroblast growth factor receptor homolog 2: protein MAKVPITLLMIIAIVSAAADLGCEYGHHRCYIDVTVESSPRQRHLLSDMDITLQCVRPMSKWFYEDKFQLRANLLRLERAQSGNSGNYGCLDSQNRWYNISLVIGHKEPVGNDIASFVKLEDAPAIPESDLFFQPLNESRSLKLLQPLPKTVQRTAGGLFQLNCSPMDPDAKGVNISWLHNDTQILGGRGRIKLKRWSLTVGQLQPEDAGSYHCELCVEQDCQRSNPTQLEVISRKHTVPILKPGYPRNASIALGDNVGIECLLEDSALEPKITWLHKGNADNIDDLLTRLREQSQLPVDVTRLITRMDEPQVLRLGNVLMEDGGWYVCIAENQVGRTVAASYVDLYSPSDTTTVRMTTTTTLASPIPTASTGEDTDEDVENPAADASGGVGPPEFRKELKRLQHSLSGNTVNLACPVYGKANITWTKDKKPLNRQLGVYVQKNWTLRFVEATSEDSGLYNCKVCNAWGCIQFDFSVQINDRTRSAPIIVVPQNQTVKVNGSLVMKCTVYSDLHPTVSWKRVVLKNASLDGLKSVEIQNLNFTVTNDSVVLTLRNVTFDQEGWYTCLASSGLGSSNSSVYLRVVSPLPPLEIYALLHAHPLGFTLAAVTIVALFLLGSAFITFMLRRLRREKLLKLRIETVHQWTKKVIIYRPGGEEGNGCSSGDLQMPVIRIEKQRTTVSTTGTGGTDPAQGFNEYEFPLDSNWEIPRQHLSLGSILGEGAFGRVVMAEAEGLPRSPQLAETIVAVKMVKEEHTDTDMASLVREMEVMKMIGKHINIINLLGCCSQGGPLWVIVEYAPHGNLKDFLKQNRPGAPQRRSDSDGYLDDKPLISTQHLGEKELTKFAFQIARGMEYLASRRCIHRDLAARNVLVSDGYVMKIADFGLARDIQDTEYYRKNTNGRLPIKWMAPESLQEKKYDSQSDVWSYGVLLWEIMTYGDQPYPHILSAEELYSYLITGQRMEKPAKCSLNIYVVMRQCWHFESCARPTFAELVESFDGILQQASSNPNDAYLDLSMPMLETPPSSGDEDDGSDTETFRETSPLRYQYTYKFN, encoded by the exons ATGGCAAAAGTGCCGATCACGCTGCTGATGATCATTGCGATCGTCTCTGCCGCTGCAGACCTGGGTTGCGAATATGGCCATCATCGTTGCTACATCGATGTTACTGTGGAGAGCAGTCCCCGCCAGCGCCACCTGCTCTCCGACATGGACATCACGCTGCAGTGCGTCCGACCAATGTCAAAATGGTTCTATGAGGATAAGTTTCAACTGAGGGCAAACCTTCTACGACTTGAACGAGCACAGTCCGGAAATTCTGGGAACTACGGCTGCCTGGATAGTCAGAACAGATGGTACAATATTTCCCTGGTTATTGGCCATAAGGAACCAGTTGGCAATGATATCGCCAGCTTTGTCAAGTTGGAAGATGCACCAGCCATCCCGGAATCAGATCTCTTTTTCCAGCCCCTGAATGAGAGTCGCTCCCTGAAGTTGCTGCAACCCCTACCCAAAACCGTCCAACGGACCGCAGGTGGCCTTTTTCAGTTGAACTGCAGTCCCATGGATCCGGATGCAAAGGGTGTTAATATATCCTGGCTGCACAATGATACTCAAATCCTTGGTGGACGTGGACGCATTAAGCTAAAGAGGTGGTCATTAACAGTGGGGCAACTGCAGCCGGAGGATGCTGGAAGCTATCACTGTGAGCTGTGCGTGGAACAGGACTGCCAAAGGAGTAATCCAACCCAATTGGAGGTGATAAGCAGAAAGCACACGGTGCCCATTCTAAAGCCCGGATATCCTCGCAATGCCAGCATTGCCCTCGGGGACAATGTGGGCATTGAATGTCTCCTGGAGGACTCTGCCCTGGAGCCGAAGATAACGTGGCTACATAAGGGAAATGCGGACAACATCGATGACCTCTTGACGCGTTTAAGAGAGCAGTCTCAGCTACCGGTGGATGTTACCCGATTGATTACCCGAATGGATGAACCGCAGGTACTTCGTCTTGGAAATGTCCTTATGGAGGATGGCGGATGGTACGTATGCATAGCCGAGAACCAGGTTGGACGCACTGTGGCCGCCTCCTATGTGGATCTTTACAGTCCTTCAGACACTACCACAGTTCGCATGACCACTACTACCACCTTGGCCAGCCCAATACCCACTGCATCCACCGGAGAGGACACCGATGAGGACGTGGAGAATCCAGCGGCGGACGCATCAGGCGGCGTTGGTCCACCTGAGTTCAGAAAAGAACTGAAGCGATTGCAGCACTCATTATCGGGAAATACTGTCAATCTAGCCTGTCCAGTGTACGGAAAAGCGAACATCACCTGGACGAAGGACAAGAAGCCGCTAAACCGTCAACTTGGCGTCTATGTTCAAAAGAACTGGACACTGCGCTTCGTGGAGGCCACCAGCGAGGATTCTGGACTATACAACTGTAAGGTGTGCAATGCGTGGGGCTGCATCCAGTTTGACTTCAGTGTCCAAATAAACGATCGCACGAGATCCGCACCAATAATCGTGGTGCCGCAAAATCAGACGGTGAAAGTCAATGGCAGCTTGGTGATGAAGTGCACCGTCTACTCTGATCTGCATCCTACAGTCAGCTGGAAAAGGGTTGTCCTCAAGAATGCCTCCTTGGACGGCCTTAAGTCTGTGGAAATACAGAACCTCAACTTCACCGTGACGAACGACTCCGTAGTTTTAACGCTTCGAAATGTGACCTTTGACCAGGAGGGCTGGTACACCTGTTTGGCCTCAAGTGGCCTGGGAAGCAGCAACTCCAGTGTTTACCTTAGGGTAGTGAGTCCTCTGCCACCTTTGGAGATCTACGCTCTGCTGCACGCCCATCCTCTCGGATTCACCTTGGCCGCTGTTACTATAGTGGCTTTGTTCCTTTTGGGCAGTGCTTTCATAACGTTCATGCTGCGCCGGCTAAGGAGGGAGAAGCTCCTGAAGCTCCGCATCGAAACGGTTCATCAGTGGACTAAAAAGGTGATCATATACCGACCGGGTGGAGAAGAAGGAAATGGCTGCAGCTCCGGAGATCTTCAGATGCCAGTGATAAGGATCGAGAAGCAGAGAACAACCGTTTCCACAACGGGAACAGGCGGTACTGATCCCGCCCAGGGCTTCAATGAGTATGAGTTCCCGCTGGACTCAAACTGGGAGATTCCAAGGCAGCATCTTAGCTTGGGCTCCATTTTGGGTGAGGGCGCCTTTGGACGCGTAGTGATGGCGGAAGCGGAGGGTCTCCCCAGGAGTCCGCAACTGGCCGAAACCATAGTGGCCGTCAAGATGGTCAAGGAGGAGCACACGGATACGGACATGGCCAGTTTGGTGCGTGAAATGGAGGTAATGAAAATGATTGGCAAGCACATAAACATCATCAATCTGCTGGGCTGCTGCAGCCAGGGAGGTCCTCTGTGGGTGATCGTGGAGTACGCTCCACACGGAAACCTCAAGGACTTCCTCAAGCAGAATCGACCGGGTGCTCCACAGCGACGGAGTGACAGTGATGGTTATCTAGATGACAAGCCACTGATTTCGACTCAACATCTTGGCGAAAAGGAGCTCACCAAGTTCGCATTTCAAATCGCTCGAGGAATGGAGTACCTCGCTTCAAGACGG TGCATTCATCGCGATCTGGCTGCCCGTAATGTCCTTGTAAGCGATGGATACGTTATGAAGATCGCCGATTTTGGGCTGGCGAGGGATATCCAAGATACGGAGTACTACCGGAAAAATACCAATGGGCGGTTGCCCATTAAGTGGATGGCACCCGAGTCGCTGCAGGAGAAGAAGTATGACTCACAGAGCGACGTCTGGAGCTATGGTGTTCTGCTGTGGGAGATCATGACCTATGGGGATCAACCATACCCGCACATACTGTCCGCCGAGGAGCTCTACAGCTACCTGATTACGGGTCAGCGCATGGAGAAGCCGGCGAAGTGCTCCCTGAACATCTACGTGGTAATGCGACAGTGCTGGCACTTTGAGTCCTGTGCACGACCCACGTTCGCGGAGCTGGTGGAGAGTTTCGATGGGATCCTGCAGCAGGCTAGTAGCAATCCGAACGATGCCTATCTGGACCTCTCGATGCCCATGCTGGAGACGCCGCCCTCATCGGGGGATGAGGATGATGGCTCCGACACCGAAACATTCCGGGAAACGTCCCCGCTTAGATATCAGTACACCTATAAGTTTAATTAG
- the LOC117140719 gene encoding peroxisome biogenesis protein 1, with protein MFKRTFKVVYRPIRSNFVLLPDQYYGVVSTYDTGCLSLQYNGRTHYASWAPQKGGGGIKDTEIGINARAAKEIGLHENDLVKCALIADVLNLRSVHVTPVSSKDWEIIELSTEKISGSVLEQTRIVNSTQILIVWINKSMQVALTVDRLKPHMNYGRIDHNTELVVAPNLYKGLTNGTSNGVIEENTKLSRSKTTAQVNDELTEKPTPLTHSSTVSNVKNTIQRNKRQDRMERLKKDLRRESSRSFEFRVIRGLWREQAQESDVFVNGKHLPEFFDLDLFYCMHTAGDKDYYVRVRTVEDDIQDDLPETIHPSIELNANLMKLLGIKELERVVLKPKTTVVNFVEKIELFANKKTHYKIMENAFKRFVIERTQHKPMLFNQEEVVRLEDDLLVTVGILPEHFRYCVVDAQFLKESKIYAADLVRPVGDIIKEETPPTSPLSVQDLIQLPEYDKIVDQVVQELRMNLCLSADNSVMRQCNVLLAGASGTGKTVLVERILDQLSRKPDYCYFEFFHGSRSKGRKTESIQKDLRNIFTSCLQHAPAIVVLENLDVLAHAAGEQSSQDGEYYNRMADTVYQLIVQYTTNNAIAVIATVNELQTLNKRLSSPRGRHVFQTVARLPSLERADREIILRELCSHINVAKDLDLVKFSNLTEGYRKCDLVQFVERAIFYAYRISKTQPLLTNDQLIESLEHTNSYCLQGIQSNQKTGNDAEANEIRVEELPGLESVVGVLEEVLMWPSRYPTIFNASPLRNQAGVLLYGPPGTGKTYLVSQLATSWNLRIISVKGPELLAKYIGQSEENVRNLFNRARSARPCVLFFDEFDSLAPKRGHDSTGVTDRVVNQLLTELDGVEGLQGVTVIAATSRPELLDPALLRSGRIDRLVECPLPDAPARVRIFEALSSTLSLDECVDFDWFAGKTPNYTGADIQSILTSANMAAVKEALAQFGHEKLPKKISLKQKHLIESFQTTRPSLSASDVAKYHKTYARFTNKEKTSREFVAKRATLA; from the exons ATGTTCAAACGCACTTTTAAGGTGGTCTATCGGCCCATCAGGAGCAACTTTGTGCTGCTGCCGGATCAGTACTACGGCGTCGTTTCGACCTAT GACACGGGCTGCCTGAGCTTGCAGTACAATGGTCGGACGCACTACGCCTCCTGGGCGCCACAAAAGGGCGGCGGCGGCATCAAAGACACCGAGATTGGGATCAATGCCAGAGCGGCCAAGGAGATCG GTCTGCACGAGAATGATCTGGTCAAGTGTGCGCTCATCGCTGACGTTCTCAACCTGCGCAGCGTCCACGTTACCCCCGTCTCGTCCAAGGACTGGGAGATCATT GAACTTAGCACTGAAAAGATATCAGGCAGTGTGCTGGAACAAACTCGCATAGTGAATTCAACGCAGATCCTTATTGTTTGGATTAATAAGTCGATGCAAGTGGCGCTGACAGTGG ATCGTCTGAAGCCGCACATGAACTACGGGAGAATAGATCACAATACGGAACTTGTGGTGGCGCCCAATCTGTACAAGGGTCTGACTAATGGAACTTCAAATGGTGTTATAGAGGAGAACACAAAACTCTCTAGGAGTAAAACTACTGCCCAGGTCAATGATGAGCTGACTGAAAAGCCAACGCCCTTGACCCATTCCTCCACGGTGTCCAATGTGAAAAATACTATTCAGCGTAACAAGCGCCAGGATCGCATGGAGCGTCTTAAGAAGGATCTGCGCCGCGAGAGCTCGCGCAGCTTCGAATTCCGTGTGATTCGAGGTCTATGGCGGGAGCAGGCCCAGGAGTCGGATGTCTTTGTGAACGGAAAGCATCTACCAGAGTTCTTTGACCTGGATCTATTCTATTGCATGCATACCGCAGGCGACAAGGATTACTATGTGAGAGTGCGCACAGTAGAAGACGATATTCAGGACGATCTACCAGAAACCATTCATCCATCGATCGAACTAAATGCCAATCTTATGAAGTTGCTGGGTATCAAGGAATTGGAACGAGTCGTTCTAAAGCCTAAAACTACCGTAGTAAACTTTGTAGAAAAAATTGAGCTATTTGCCAACAAGAAGACGCACTACAAAATCATGGAGAATGCATTTAAGCGGTTTGTGATAGAGAGAACTCAGCACAAGCCGATGCTCTTCAACCAGGAGGAGGTGGTACGGCTGGAGGACGATTTACTGGTTACTGTTGGAATTTTACCAGAACACTTTCGTTATTGCGTGGTGGACGCGCAGTTTCTGAAGGAGTCCAAGATCTACGCAGCAGATCTGGTGCGTCCGGTTGGCGACATTATTAAGGAGGAGACGCCTCCTACATCGCCACTAAGTGTTCAGGATCTCATCCAGTTACCGGAGTACGATAAGATTGTGGATCAGGTAGTTCAGGAATTGCGAATGAATCTGTGCCTCAGTGCTGACAATTCCGTCATGCGTCAATGCAATGTCCTGCTCGCCGGTGCCTCGGGAACGGGTAAAACCGTTCTTGTGGAGCGAATTTTGGACCAGCTGTCACGCAAGCCGGATTATTGTTACTTCGAGTTCTTCCACGGATCGCGAAGCAAAGGGCGCAAGACGGAATCCATCCAAAAAGACCTTCGCAACATTTTTACCAGCTGCCTGCAGCATGCCCCCGCCATTGTTGTGCTAGAGAACTTGGATGTACTGGCCCACGCTGCTGGAGAGCAGTCCAGTCAGGATGGAGAGTACTACAATCGCATGGCGGACACTGTGTATCAGTTGATTGTTCAGTATACCACCAACAACGCTATTGCAGTAATCGCCACCGTCAACGAGTTGCAGACCCTCAACAAGCGATTGAGCTCACCAAGGGGAAGACATGTTTTCCAGACTGTTGCTCGTCTGCCCAGTTTGGAACGAGCGGATCGAGAGATAATCCTTCGAGAGCTGTGCAGCCATATCAATGTGGCCAAGGACCTGGATCTTGTTAAGTTCTCCAACCTCACGGAGGGCTACCGGAAATGTGATCTTGTCCAGTTCGTGGAGCGTGCAATATTTTATGCTTATCGCATAA GCAAGACCCAGCCTCTTCTGACCAATGATCAGCTTATTGAGTCTTTGGAGCACACAAACTCGTACTGTCTGCAGGGCATTCAGAGCAATCAAAAGACTGGCAATGATGCGGAAGCCAATGAAATCCGCGTCGAGGAGTTGCCTGGCCTGGAGTCAGTTGTGGGAGTTCTGGAGGAGGTCCTTATGTGGCCATCAAGG TATCCAACCATTTTCAACGCCTCTCCACTGCGAAATCAGGCCGGAGTACTTCTATATGGGCCACCAGGAACAGGTAAGACCTATCTGGTCTCTCAGTTGGCCACATCGTGGAACCTGCGCATCATTTCCGTCAAGGGTCCTGAGTTGCTCGCCAAATACATTGGTCAAAGCGAGGAAAATGTTCGAAACCTGTTCAATCGAGCTCGCAGTGCCCGACCATGTGTGCTTTTCTTCGACGAGTTCGACAGCTTGGCGCCGAAGCGTGGTCACGATTCCACTGGGGTCACCGATCGAGTGGTAAATCAATTGCTCACAGAACTGGATGGCGTTGAAGGACTGCAGGGAGTTACCGTGATAGCAGCTACCTCCAGACCTGAACTGCTGGATCCCGCGCTCCTTCGATCCGGTCGCATTGATCGCTTGGTGGAGTGTCCTTTGCCGGATGCTCCGGCTAGAGTACGTATATTCGAAGCACTAAGTTCAACCCTAAGCCTTGACGAGTGCGTGGACTTCGATTGGTTTGCGGGAAAAACTCCAAACTACACTGGCGCTGATATCCAGAGCATCCTGACTTCGGCGAACATGGCGGCGGTTAAGGAGGCGCTAGCTCAATTCGGACACGAG AAACTGCCAAAGAAAATCTCGTTGAAGCAGAAGCACCTGATTGAGTCGTTCCAAACCACTCGTCCTTCGCTCAGCGCCTCCGATGTGGCCAAATATCACAAAAC GTATGCTCGGTTTACCAACAAGGAGAAGACTTCTAGGGAGTTTGTAGCCAAGCGTGCGACCTTGGCATAA
- the LOC117139874 gene encoding uncharacterized protein LOC117139874 has translation MLRLTFVCLCFLVLKDRTESFGSPWKYLGLSNVEVNYNQRQARQYFLLNLLIQVHKPLLHEELITMGSQFNDDPVSYKEGTWRYIKDFQERVHQNRVPGPFVILNQLDEEMPLNLLGIYRFLSMAVDWPSFQRNACYARIHFHPLLFVNALQMAVEEREDTKDLRMPAMYEVLPQLYFEKEVILTAQEVTWNQLTPIRVVTPKRRWMDILLAYRNPKQPWMEEEPIPTEPLIIDNARKVAYLSLDLELNSHWNSLINRLIISIEEGKEKTNEPIIIDGDRLVAFRGSFDEVNYKNQMALGSHFHNTKLYLYNLHQFMAALTMEDLATGQKSTDLINPPLMTTGGVPYKGTSLNIEAVRGILDLTIKDLKDQIEIAVKHNNHAMDNLSIAGGIIGNNYLHIGRQLSLAVNGHGINQPSMLGSATSNLRDPIYRSLLFRIYDLLKSYENENIFPDVGGRAPPKIVDIQVSRLVTFEENMTTDLINLIDQQLLLSHRNNLQFLRRNLVARQLRLNHDPFSIGLDIVAPEDLIVEARMYLTLPNQLRPRLHLDSFKCSLKKGLNHFERQFPTAIPKPTLGELYETDYPSTDVTTSNRFPPHLQLPRGTGDGLKLQLLVELTEWNGLESEFGGASVTVLAKTLKDVIIFHNQA, from the exons ATGTTAAGATTAACGTTTGTGTGCCTTTGTTTTCTCGTTCTTAAGGACAGAACAGAAAGTTTTGGCAGTCCTTGGAAATATTTGGGGTTATCAAATGTAGAAGTGAATTATAATCAGAGGCAAGCTCGTCAGTATTTCCTCCTGAATTTGCTCATTCAAGTGCACAAACCTTTGCTACACGAGGAACTCATTACGATGGGTAGCCAATTTAACGATGATCCTGTGAGCTATAAGGAA GGCACCTGGAGATATATAAAAGACTTTCAAGAGCGAGTGCATCAGAATCGAGTTCCGGGTCCTTTTGTCATTTTAAATCAGCTCGATGAGGAAATGCCCTTGAATTTGTTGGGAATCTATCGTTTTTTGAGCATGGCTGTGGATTGGCCATCTTTCCAGAGAAATGCTTGCTATGCCAGGATACACTTTCATCCTCTGCTATTTGTAAACGCCCTCCAGATGGCAGTGGAGGAAAGGGAGGACACCAAAGACCTTCGGATGCCAGCCATGTATGAGGTGCTGCCTCAACTGTACTTCGAAAAGGAGGTGATCCTGACGGCACAGGAAGTGACTTGGAACCAATTGACCCCCATTAGGGTGGTGACACCGAAACGAAGGTGGATGGATATCCTTTTGGCGTATCGAAACCCCAAGCAACCTTGGATGGAAGAGGAGCCTATTCCAACCGAACCCCTAATCATTGATAATGCACGAAAAGTGGCTTATTTGAGCCTCGACTTGGAACTGAACTCACACTGGAACAGTCTGATAAATCGTTTGATCATTTCCATTGAAGAAGGAAAGGAAAAGACGAATGAACCTATTATTATAGATGGCGATCGGTTGGTAGCATTTCGTGGTTCCTTCGATGAAGTCAACTATAAAAATCAGATGGCATTGGGATCCCATTTTCATAACacgaaattatatttatacaatCTGCATCAGTTTATGGCAGCTTTGACTATGGAAGATTTGGCAACAGGACAAAAATCTACGGATCTTATCAATCCGCCGCTGATGACAACCGGTGGTGTACCCTACAAAGGAACATCCTTGAATATCGAAGCTGTCAGAGGCATTCTAGACTTGACAATAAAGGACTTAAAGGATCAAATTGAAATAGCTGTGAAACATAATAACCATGCTATGGATAATTTATCCATAGCGGGTGGAATAATAGGTAATAACTACCTTCATATAGGTCGCCAATTAAGCCTGGCTGTCAATGGACATGGAATAAATCAACCTAGTATGTTGGGCTCGGCTACGTCCAATCTTAGAGATCCCATCTACCGCTCGCTCTTATTTCGGATATATGATTTGTTGAAGAGTTATGAAAATGAGAATATATTTCCAGATGTAGGAGGTAGAGCTCCCCCAAAAATAGTTGATATCCAAGTTAGTCGCCTGGTGACCTTTGAAGAAAACATGACCACGGATCTCATCAATCTAATTGACCAGCAACTGCTGTTGTCACATCGCAATAATTTACAATTCCTGCGTCGTAATCTTGTTGCAAGACAACTTCGTCTTAATCATGATCCATTTAGTATTGGCCTGGATATAGTTGCTCCAGAGGATCTGATCGTTGAGGCGAGGATGTATTTAACTCTACCGAATCAATTGAGACCGCGTTTACACCTGGACAGCTTTAAGTGTTCTCTAAAGAAGGGCTTAAATCACTTCGAACGCCAATTCCCAACAGCCATTCCCAAACCCACTCTAGGTGAGCTCTATGAGACCGACTACCCATCAACTGATGTGACTACTTCCAACCGATTCCCGCCACATCTTCAATTACCGAGGGGGACTGGAGATGGACTCAAATTGCAATTACTCGTGGAACTTACCGAATGGAATGGCCTGGAGTCGGAGTTCGGTGGGGCGTCTGTCACTGTCCTGGCCAAAACCCTGAAGGATGTGATAATCTTTCATAACCAGGCCTAA